From Solanum lycopersicum chromosome 8, SLM_r2.1, the proteins below share one genomic window:
- the LOC101247449 gene encoding uncharacterized protein, whose protein sequence is MKTVLFRTGSGSIPAVVPGSQRAVSVSTRESIGKVFNGEKKKGCSSPMISLYSEVNRRGIRRVSSDSDVIRSGFEGSSVTRKLSKIGSRSLSSIIPEEDCGSEQNELEVLRSIGSLSLTEDRRSYAGDWHRNSIPVDELGFSGGGIGSTKNKKFGGNGDGRDEIDADSLTGGKSDPRKIGAYYKEMLNSDPMNPLLLRNYGKYLHEVERDFVKAEECYGRAILASPGDGEVLSLYGKLVWETQRDENRAKSYFDQAVHASPNDCTVLGSYAHFMWEAEGDQDEDEDEERETVAAGASMVAAY, encoded by the exons ATGAAAACGGTCCTTTTCCGAACCGGTTCCGGCTCAATTCCGGCGGTTGTTCCCGGTTCTCAGAGAGCAGTCTCTGTTTCCACTCGTGAATCCATCGGTAAAGTGTTTAATggagagaagaagaaaggaTGTTCTTCTCCTATGATCTCTCTGTATTCGGAAGTCAATCGTCGCGGTATTCGCCGGGTTTCATCTGACTCCGACGTGATCCGGTCGGGATTTGAAGGTTCGAGTGTAACTAGAAAGTTGAGTAAGATTGGATCGAGGTCATTATCGTCAATAATACCGGAGGAGGATTGCGGTTCTGAACAGAATGAGTTGGAGGTTTTGCGAAGTATTGGATCACTGAGTTTGACGGAAGATCGACGGAGTTACGCTGGAGACTGGCATAGGAACAGTATTCCAGTCGATGAGCTTGGATTTTCCGGCGGTGGAATCGGTTCcaccaaaaacaaaaagtttGGCGGCAATGGTGACGGTAGAGATGAGATCGATGCAGATAGTTTAACCGGCGGAAAGTCAGATCCAAGGAAAATTGGAGCCTATTATAAGGAAATGCTGAATTCAGATCCTATGAATCCTCTTCTTCTTAGAAACTACGGCAAGTATTTGCATGAG GTGGAGAGAGACTTTGTGAAGGCTGAAGAATGCTACGGAAGAGCTATACTTGCAAGTCCTGGTGACGGAGAAGTGCTTTCTCTGTATGGCAAATTAGTTTGGGAGACGCAGCGAGACGAAAACAGAGCCAAATCTTACTTTGATCAAGCTGTTCACGCTTCTCCTAATGACTG CACTGTGTTGGGATCATATGCACACTTCATGTGGGAAGCCGAAGGAGACCAAGACGAAGACGAAGACGAAGAAAGAGAAACAGTAGCAGCTGGAGCATCAATGGTTGCAGCTTACTAG